From Gottschalkiaceae bacterium SANA:
AAACCTCGGCAAATACCTAGAACAGGTTTACCGGATTTCTCCACTTCCGCATACAAGCTTAATTGAAAGGCATCAATCGCCGGATCAATTTCACCCAACCGGCAGTCCGGTTCTTCACCGTACTGGCTCGGATCGATATCTCCACCACCAGAAAATAAAAAGGCATCACATATTTCCACTTGCCGCTTAATCACGTCTGGCTCTCCGAAACAAGGTATAATAAGAGGCACACCGCCTGCACGAAGTACACCCTTTACATAGGTGCTATTCACATATGCTCGCTCCATCTCTCCAAAAGGAGTATTTGATACCAATGTGTTGCCCACAATGCCAATCACTTTTTTATCCATAAACGCACGTCTCCTTTGATTCAGTCTCACACTTGCAATTAATTGCAAGTATCATGCCAAATAGATCAAATCCTGGAATGCATGTAAATCATGCGATTACGTTTCTGTAACAAATAAATAAAAGGCTTAACTGGACGCTATCTTTCGTCCAATTAAGCCTTGCAAGTCGTCCATTTATCCCATTTCTTCCACCAACTTCAATCCATCGGAAGTTAAACAGCACCCTTGCCGTCCTCGATGAACCTTCATCAGATTCTTATCGGAAATTTGCTTACACAACTTTCTAATCTTATATTCGCTAATCTCTGTTCCGCTTGATTTCTCCAATTCCTCCTTCAAGCGTTCCCGCCCGATACTTTGGCCTTGTGCATGAGCACGATAACAGATCATTAAAATTTCCTCTTCCAAATTGCGTTCAACATAATCTGGTGCCATCACTACAGAATTCAAGAGATAGGCCGGATAAGGATCATCCGTGTTTTTCATTAATTTAAAGTAATTCGCCACATTCTCAAGTTCCCGTACATTTCCTTCCCACTCATGATCAATCAAAATCTGTCTAAGGGTTATAGGTAAAACAAAATCAGGTTCTCCCAAAAATAGATTAAAGAGCAGAAGAATATCTTCCTTTCGTTGATTCAGCGGGGGCACTTCTAAAGGAAGCACATTGATCCGATAATAAAGATCCTCTCTGAACCGCCCCTGTTCCACTTCTTTTTTTAAATTTTTATTGGTCGCTGCGACAACCCGCACATCGACCCCAATAACCTGGTCACTGCCGATCCGCATAATCTGTTTCTCTTGAATCACCCGAAGCAGACGAGACTGCAAATTGATCGGCATATCACCAATTTCATCCAAGAAGATGGTTCCGCGGTTGGCCAGTTCAAATAAGCCTCGCTTGCCTTCCTTGCGCGCCCCTGTAAAAGACCCTGCTTCATAGCCAAACAACTCGCTTTCCAGCAAACTTTTTGGTAACGCTGCACAGTTAACTGCGATAAAAGGTGCCATATTTCGAGCCGATTCATTGTGAATCGACTGAGCCAACAATTCCTTGCCCGTTCCGCTCTTTCCTTCAATCATCACCGTCAAATCATTTCTAGCGAATCGCTTTGCCTTCTCGATACACCGCCTCATGATCTGTGACTGTGAAATAATGTCTTCAAAGGTATAAACCGCCTGCTGCCCCTTGGCCTTGGTCTTTTCCCAAACAGAATTCTCTAACTTTCGAATGTAGGTAACATCTCGAAACAACATCATATACTCATCAACAGAAGTCATATGCTTGACCTTCTCACTGGAGACTAACACCCATTTTCCATTGATTTTTACCAACTCATCTGTAAAATTTCCCTTGCTGGCAAGATCAGTCCCTGCAAGAAATGGCGCTAAAGTAGTCTGACCATCCAAGATCTCCCATCCCAAATCCTTGGTCACAAAATCATTGTGCATTAAAATCACACCATCTTTTGAAACCAGCAAAAATCCTTCCTGTGCCATGTTGACGACTGTGCGAAGCTGAGCCTCTCGAAGACTCGTCCTTCGGTACTGCACCTTAATCCCCTCTTCTAGGTTGGCCGTGCTATTGATATATTTTAAGAGTTTCTTATTAATTTCCCACCGATTCATCTCCAAGAGATTGATAAGATGAATCATGGTTTCCGCATCTAAGCAACGGTTGCCGACATCGATAATTCGTTTAATGCCCACCGGCACCAGCCGGCTTTCTCCCGGCGTAATTGCCACACTAAACCGCGAGGTATCCATATCGGTATCATAAGGCGTTAATTTCAGCCCTGTGATCTGCAATCGATAAATCAAGGATACAGTTTCCAAGGTATTTTCAATGCAGTCATTGACCAGCAAGATCTCGGACCCTTCCGGCATATCTAAGAGTTTAAAAGCCATATCCTCTTTAATGGTTCGTGATGCAACAACAATATGCGCAGTGGGATCAGCCATTTCTTTAAATTGCTCCGCTCGATCTTGCATCATAAATAAAACCACATCACCATGAATGGGCTTCTCATGATCCATGGAATTGACAAACAAGTGCTCGATTTCCACCTTCTGATCCAGCACTTCCCGCAAATTCCGTTCGATCTCTAAATGAACATCACCATTAAAATCCGTTACCACTACAATCTTCTTCATCTCGTCCTCAACTCTAAAAATCGTCCTGTTTTTCTTTTAAGCATACCATAGAATAGCCCTCTTTTCACCGACTCACAGGAAAGAAAAGAGCAATTCTCAAATATAAATATAATGGCAGCACTCCATTTACATTCAGGTCGATCACTGCATATATATTCGGCATTCCAGTTTTCTATGTATAAGCTCCTTCATCCATCTATTCGTACAGAGAAAAACCGTTGAGTGATGTTTCGCACCTTCCACCTCGGGTATCCAAAACTCATAGGTTTTATACCAAACCAATCAACCGACTGAAGGGAGTTTCATATGAATAAGGAAAGAAAGTTAATTGGGATCAATCTAGCAATCGCCTCCGCCCTTACCCTCTTGGTGTTTTGGATCAGCCTTTCTCTTCGGGGCCAGGCCTTAGCACCCGACCAAGGAGCCAGCTGGTACTATTGGAAACTGCCGAGTCCAACATTTTGGACTCGTTTCACAGCCTGGGGCGGCTATCTTCTTCATCAATTTGCCCTCTGGTATGTCATTCTGAACATGCATAAAGATAAACAACCACCCAGCAAAACCCTCACCAAGTACAATAAGCAACTAATTGCCATAAACCTAAGTTTTATTCTTCTTCATGCCATTCAAAGCTTCATTTGGTACGATGGATTGGCACAAGATGTCTCCGTAGCCAGTTCTCAATACTCGGTGATCCTTATGCTCGTCTTGGTCTTAATTATGGAGAATGGAAGACGTGGGCTTTTTTTTGGAAAGAAAGTAAAGCTCCCCAAAGAGGGCGTTAAACGGGTATTCGACTATCATGGTTTCTACATCGCCTGGGCCATCACCTACACCTTCTGGTATCACCCCATGGTAGGCACAGTGGGTCATCTTTTCGGATTCTTCTACATGTTTTTACTCTTTGCCCAATTGTCCTTTGCCGGCACGAAATTTCACCAAAATAAAATCTGGACCTTTCTCTTGGAGATCATCGTCTTATTTCATGGCACCACCGTGGCCATCCTACAGGGAACCGGCATTTGGAGCATGTTCTTTTTCGGCTTTGCAACCATGTTTATCGTTACTCAAATGTATGGGCTTCCTATCAGTAAAACTTGGCGGCTTACTGTAACCGCTCTTTACGCCCTTGCCGCAGTCATCACTTATAGTGGCTTTCTCTTCGACAAGAGCTTAACCATGATCCACCAGGTGATCTGGATCCCCACCATCCTCTACGGATTGGTCTTCCTCATCGTCTACACGCTAAAAATCCCCTCGCTATTTAAAACAACATCATAAACATAAAGAGCCTTGTGACGATGAAATTCTCATCCCTCAAGGCTCTCTCTTTAACTTTTCAATTCTTGGCAATTATCCAACAAAAATTCCACCCTGCCCCGTAGTGATTTCTCTCGTACTGCACAGATCTCAACAGACTTCTCAACCACTTCAACAAAGGAATAGAAATTTTCATATAAAAAGTCCAATTCACCTATTCTTCGCTCTAAAAAAGTGTTCCTACCCCGATTGGTGTTTCGCTCCAAAATCACGTCTTTGGATACATCAAGGTAATAACCGCCCTTGCAATGAAAATGCTTGAGAATTGTCAAAATCTCTTTTCGATCCCGATCGGTGATGGGAACCAAGCCATAGGTTCCCCATACCTTATGAAGCATTCCGCCAGCCAAAACATTCCTTTGATTTTTTTCAAAAAGATAAAAATAACCGCGGTGACAGATATTAAACCAGGTTGCGGGGGTATCCCAAGTCCAACCATGCTTTCGCCACATCATGGCTAACAATCGTATGGAAAAAGGAAGATCATGGGAAATAACAAGCAAAACTTTTAACGCCTTCCGTCCATTTCGTCTCAAATAGGAATATTTTTCAATTGAAGCTACAGGCAATTCGATTTTGCACTGTTTTTTTAATTCCAAGATCGTCGTCGTCTTCCCCGCTCCATTCATTCCAAACAACTCCATGATCACCATCAAATATCCCCTCCTCACTCTTTTTTCTATTCTATAAAAAATTTCGCCTCGAAAACCTTACGATTTCTTACAATGCCTAACCTACATACTTCTAAAATTCAAAGGGGTTAATTAGAAATAACATCTATAAATAAGATTATGATCTCAGCCCATTTTTGAAAGGCTAATCTTTTCACTTTAATACAAGCACAAGAATGGACAGAACATAATTTGTTCTGCCCATTTTTCTCTATCCATTTTTATTCACAATGCCTACTATAAACTGACTTTGACAGTACATTTGCCTTTGTGATCTATTCACTCATTATCTTTAAGAAAGACACAATGCGCTCACATAGCATGTCTGGCACGTCGATAAAAGGAGAATGCCCCCAATCGCCATGCACATAGATCGCTTTTTCCCCAAGAGCATCCCGAATGCCTTCCCCCATAGTCGGTGGCACAACATAGTCCCGGTCTCCCTGGAAAACCAGAACCGGACATTGAATCTGATCAATTCTCCCGTTCCCTTCCACAACCCCATTATAGCTATGAGAAATATTGAAATGCACCAAAGAATAGTCGACATCAACCAAGTTCCGTTGGGTCATCATGTCGTCCAAATACATGTCATATCGTTCTTCATCCGGTTGATTCTGGGTGTAAATCACCGCATTCCAAATGGCACGCATCACATCTTTATTTTTTTGTTCATAGGCCTGCAATACAGGAATCACCTGCACAGGATCTGCCGCAATCTCGTCCTTTGTGTGAATAAACTCGCCAACAATAGGCTGACCTTGTGCATCCTTTTTAAACATTGCATAACCTTGAATACCCACCGATTCAATGGTCACCAGTCCTAGAACGCGTTTTGGCAGTTTTGCAGCAATCTCCATGGCGATCCCCCCGCCCGTTGACCAGCCACCCAGGTAAAATTCACCTATGCCTAATTGATTAATTACTTCTATTACATCATCAGCAAAATCTTCCAAGCTGTTAATTCCATTCTTATAGCTCGATTCTCCAAACCCCCGCAAGTCAGGTGCAATCACCCGAACTTCATTCGGCATTCGATCAAATAAAACATCCAAATGCACACTTGAAGTCATGTTTCCATGAAGCATAATAAAAGGAATCTTCCCTGCAGCACTCTCCCGGTAATGGATTCTTTCACCATTTTCAAGTTCTACCGATCGCAACATCACTTTTTGCATTTTCCGTTTCCTCCATTCAATTTTTTGTCCATGGTCATAAACCAACGCTTAAAAAAGGGGGAGAGGTGCTTTTCGCACCCCTCAAGTAGTCTTTCGTTTTCTATTCAACATTCTTAACAATAATCGCAGTTCCCATGCCGCCCCCAATACAGAGAGAGGCCAAACCATACTCAAGTTTTCTTTTCTTCATTTCATGAATCAATGTAACTAAGATCCGATTGCCAGAAGCACCCAAAGGGTGACCCAAAGCAATGGCTCCGCCATTCACATTGGTAATGGGCAACAAATGATCTACCCTAACACCATGCTCTTCGGATAGTTCTTTCAAAACACCCAAAGATTGTGCTGCAAAGGCTTCATTCAACTCGATTAGCTCAATATCTGCCAAAGACATCTTCGCATTTTTCAATACATTGCGAATGGCTGGCACAGGACCCAATCCCATAACAGAAGGATCAACTCCACCTTGACCAACCGCCACAATTTCAACGAGTGGATTTAACCAATATTGATCAACCGCTTCTTCCGATGCAAGCAAGGTCATACTCGCACCGTCATTGATGCCCGATGCATTCCCTGCTGTAACGGTGCCATCTTTCTTAAAAGCAGGGCGCAAGCGTGCCAATTTTTCTTCATTGGTGGTTCGATTCATATGCTCGTCCGCGCCAAACCAAAATTCTTCTTTTCGTTTTTTAATAAGAATCGGTACAATTTCATCGTCAAATCGACCCGAATCCACCGCC
This genomic window contains:
- a CDS encoding sigma 54-interacting transcriptional regulator; its protein translation is MKKIVVVTDFNGDVHLEIERNLREVLDQKVEIEHLFVNSMDHEKPIHGDVVLFMMQDRAEQFKEMADPTAHIVVASRTIKEDMAFKLLDMPEGSEILLVNDCIENTLETVSLIYRLQITGLKLTPYDTDMDTSRFSVAITPGESRLVPVGIKRIIDVGNRCLDAETMIHLINLLEMNRWEINKKLLKYINSTANLEEGIKVQYRRTSLREAQLRTVVNMAQEGFLLVSKDGVILMHNDFVTKDLGWEILDGQTTLAPFLAGTDLASKGNFTDELVKINGKWVLVSSEKVKHMTSVDEYMMLFRDVTYIRKLENSVWEKTKAKGQQAVYTFEDIISQSQIMRRCIEKAKRFARNDLTVMIEGKSGTGKELLAQSIHNESARNMAPFIAVNCAALPKSLLESELFGYEAGSFTGARKEGKRGLFELANRGTIFLDEIGDMPINLQSRLLRVIQEKQIMRIGSDQVIGVDVRVVAATNKNLKKEVEQGRFREDLYYRINVLPLEVPPLNQRKEDILLLFNLFLGEPDFVLPITLRQILIDHEWEGNVRELENVANYFKLMKNTDDPYPAYLLNSVVMAPDYVERNLEEEILMICYRAHAQGQSIGRERLKEELEKSSGTEISEYKIRKLCKQISDKNLMKVHRGRQGCCLTSDGLKLVEEMG
- a CDS encoding alpha/beta hydrolase; its protein translation is MQKVMLRSVELENGERIHYRESAAGKIPFIMLHGNMTSSVHLDVLFDRMPNEVRVIAPDLRGFGESSYKNGINSLEDFADDVIEVINQLGIGEFYLGGWSTGGGIAMEIAAKLPKRVLGLVTIESVGIQGYAMFKKDAQGQPIVGEFIHTKDEIAADPVQVIPVLQAYEQKNKDVMRAIWNAVIYTQNQPDEERYDMYLDDMMTQRNLVDVDYSLVHFNISHSYNGVVEGNGRIDQIQCPVLVFQGDRDYVVPPTMGEGIRDALGEKAIYVHGDWGHSPFIDVPDMLCERIVSFLKIMSE
- a CDS encoding acetyl-CoA C-acetyltransferase; this translates as MKKVYIVEAKRSPIGKFLGTLKDTNAGDLGGAVLKEMLKDHQELVAEVDEVIIGNVLSAGLKQGIARQVSLNAGFPVETPAYSLNMVCGSGMKAVMNGLAGIQSGSANLVVAGGVELMSAAPFLLSGKNRTGSKLGNLAAVDSLIGDGLTDVFNNYHMGITAENIAAKHGISREEQDAFSYESQKRAIAAVDSGRFDDEIVPILIKKRKEEFWFGADEHMNRTTNEEKLARLRPAFKKDGTVTAGNASGINDGASMTLLASEEAVDQYWLNPLVEIVAVGQGGVDPSVMGLGPVPAIRNVLKNAKMSLADIELIELNEAFAAQSLGVLKELSEEHGVRVDHLLPITNVNGGAIALGHPLGASGNRILVTLIHEMKKRKLEYGLASLCIGGGMGTAIIVKNVE